One Cyclopterus lumpus isolate fCycLum1 chromosome 7, fCycLum1.pri, whole genome shotgun sequence DNA window includes the following coding sequences:
- the dnase1l1l gene encoding deoxyribonuclease I-like 1-like isoform X5, protein MRTAVLLFVVGLCVLNAASSLKICAFNVQSFGESKANNKKVMGILLKILSRCDLCLIQEVRDSKGTAIQALVKDLNRFDKSNSYSYVESERLGRKTYKEQYVYIYRNNVLTIKEHYQYPKLEGEGTKEVNAFSREPFVVRFHSPTTLVKDFVLIGQHTCPRNAMKEINELYTVFKGIYKKWKNDNVMILGDLNAGCSYVTIKGWGAVRLRSDPKFRWLIGDEQDTTVREKTHCAYDRIIVHGREIISSIVPGSAQPFNFKNYFHLTEEEALQKQLLHHSLIWTLRI, encoded by the exons ATGAGGACTGCAGTTCTGCTGTTCGTTGTGGggttgtgtgtgttgaatgcCGCATCTTCCCTGAAAATATGCGCTTTCAATGTTCAGAGCTTCGGTGAATCAAAGGCAAACAACAAGAAGGTTATGGGGATTCTTCTAAAG ATTCTTTCTCGGTGCGACTTGTGTCTTATTCAGGAGGTCCGAGACTCTAAAGGAACAGCGATACAAGCTCTGGTTAAGGATCTCAACAG GTTTGACAAATCCAACTCATACTCCTATGTGGAAAGTGAAAGGCTGGGGAGGAAGACTTACAAGGAGCAGTATGTCTACATTTACAG GAACAATGTGCTGACAATCAAAGAGCATTATCAGTATCCTAAACTAGAAGGGGAAGGAACCAAAGAAGTCAATGCTTTCTCCAGAGAGCCTTTCGTCGTTCGCTTTCACTCCCCAACGACAT TGGTGAAGGATTTTGTCCTGATTGGGCAGCACACCTGTCCAAGAAATGCCATGAAGGAGATTAATGAACTGTATACTGTCTTCAAAGGAATTTACAAGAAGTGGAAGAATGAT AATGTGATGATCTTAGGGGACCTCAACGCCGGCTGTAGCTACGTCACCATCAAGGGCTGGGGAGCTGTGCGCTTGAGGAGTGACCCAAAGTTCCGCTGGTTAATTGGAGATGAGCAGGACACGACTGTCCGTGAGAAGACGCACTGCGCCTATGACAG GATCATTGTCCACGGACGTGAGATTATTTCCAGTATAGTGCCGGGTTCAGCTCAACCATTCAACTTCAAAAATTATTTCCATCTAACAGAGGAGGAG GCTCTTCAG AAACAGCTGCTACATCATTCCCTGATTTGGACCTTGAGAATTTAA
- the dnase1l1l gene encoding deoxyribonuclease I-like 1-like isoform X4, which yields MRTAVLLFVVGLCVLNAASSLKICAFNVQSFGESKANNKKVMGILLKILSRCDLCLIQEVRDSKGTAIQALVKDLNRFDKSNSYSYVESERLGRKTYKEQYVYIYRNNVLTIKEHYQYPKLEGEGTKEVNAFSREPFVVRFHSPTTLVKDFVLIGQHTCPRNAMKEINELYTVFKGIYKKWKNDNVMILGDLNAGCSYVTIKGWGAVRLRSDPKFRWLIGDEQDTTVREKTHCAYDRIIVHGREIISSIVPGSAQPFNFKNYFHLTEEEALQMETSFADLLKLCFFRNSCYIIP from the exons ATGAGGACTGCAGTTCTGCTGTTCGTTGTGGggttgtgtgtgttgaatgcCGCATCTTCCCTGAAAATATGCGCTTTCAATGTTCAGAGCTTCGGTGAATCAAAGGCAAACAACAAGAAGGTTATGGGGATTCTTCTAAAG ATTCTTTCTCGGTGCGACTTGTGTCTTATTCAGGAGGTCCGAGACTCTAAAGGAACAGCGATACAAGCTCTGGTTAAGGATCTCAACAG GTTTGACAAATCCAACTCATACTCCTATGTGGAAAGTGAAAGGCTGGGGAGGAAGACTTACAAGGAGCAGTATGTCTACATTTACAG GAACAATGTGCTGACAATCAAAGAGCATTATCAGTATCCTAAACTAGAAGGGGAAGGAACCAAAGAAGTCAATGCTTTCTCCAGAGAGCCTTTCGTCGTTCGCTTTCACTCCCCAACGACAT TGGTGAAGGATTTTGTCCTGATTGGGCAGCACACCTGTCCAAGAAATGCCATGAAGGAGATTAATGAACTGTATACTGTCTTCAAAGGAATTTACAAGAAGTGGAAGAATGAT AATGTGATGATCTTAGGGGACCTCAACGCCGGCTGTAGCTACGTCACCATCAAGGGCTGGGGAGCTGTGCGCTTGAGGAGTGACCCAAAGTTCCGCTGGTTAATTGGAGATGAGCAGGACACGACTGTCCGTGAGAAGACGCACTGCGCCTATGACAG GATCATTGTCCACGGACGTGAGATTATTTCCAGTATAGTGCCGGGTTCAGCTCAACCATTCAACTTCAAAAATTATTTCCATCTAACAGAGGAGGAG GCTCTTCAG ATGGAAACAAGTTTTGCTGATCTACTAAAATTATGCTTTTTCAG AAACAGCTGCTACATCATTCCCTGA
- the LOC117733324 gene encoding TRAF3-interacting JNK-activating modulator isoform X1, giving the protein MDTLTVSSIQLSPVKHFEQIVDIRAEKREHMRGRNNVTACRSPTREFDTRLIKNELKEKRQLEFLRRRSVSPEPCGLTTTNYYSQGKPSTKTFSMKQYSSIKSETLHADVQNTPTANGRHTRMILTPTSSVTEGPSTSNWASLWTEQVTLMRQEKGHARKQTSTSTPTIKESNQHRAKSTDKRENSINAQKTSIRTFIQAEKIHQKFSVQTENILQKNIQHETSVQTESGLVTVKESDLQRLTDYLQEALWREEAVKKKLVALQESTSSLVNSSNKIWTARCSEDLLRNQIKALEAQLQVCLQKFPKDGVKKLLIQMEKQKLVYEERALVALQKVTQEKTEALIKSETMQEALTTGKAEALRWQSLCKELKLSSEQLRENQHLYNEQIQQLHSQVELSSTREAEMREEVMSLRQEKKELQYNMCLVEEDNQILREEIQHIRVFYLLDGSKENQGSMMQGLLTSEEAEPRLMARRDSQVEEQLIHTQDKLRLKERECEELQTELHAMEQECQSSQARLSQCRDELRQLSHRSRRPTRLGSWWKVSMTFLLLLGVVGVAMLWLWYPPFREQAEDLYSDIEARIEDYLMDMASPQHSGCFRPI; this is encoded by the exons ATGGATACCCTGACTGTCAGCAGTATACAGCTCTCCCCAGTGAAACACTTTGAACAAATAGTGGACATCAGAGCAGAGAAACGTGAACACATGCGaggacgcaacaacgtgactgCATGTCGCAGCCCTACGAGAGAGTTTGACACAAGACTGATCAAGAACGAATTGAAGGAAAAAAGGCAACTTGAATTTCTGAGGAGGAGATCAGTGAGCCCAGAGCCGTGTGGTTTGACTACTACAAACTATTATTCTCAGGGAAAACCTTcaacaaagacattttcaatGAAACAATATAGTTCAATCAAGTCAGAGACATTGCACGCCGATGTCCAAAATACTCCAACTGCTAATGGGAGACATACAAGGATGATTTTAACACCAACAAGTAGCGTAACTGAAGGCCCAAGCACCAGTAACTGG GCTTCATTATGGACAGAACAGGTAACACTGATGAGGCAAGAGAAAGGCCATGCAAGGAAGCAAACATCTACCTCCACACCAACAATAAAGGAATCAAACCAGCACAGGGCCAAAAGCACAGATAAAAGAGAGAATAGTATTAATG CTCAAAAGACAAGCATCAGAACATTCATCCAAGCAGAAAAGATTCACCAAAAATTCTCTGTCCAAACTGAAAATATTCTCCAAAAGAATATACAGCATGAGACCAGTGTGCAGACAGA GTCTGGTCTCGTCACTGTCAAGGAGTCA GATCTTCAGAGGTTAACAGACTACTTGCAG GAGGCCCTGTGGAGAGAGGAGGCCGTGAAGAAGAAGCTTGTCGCCCTCCAGGAGAGCACGTCAAGCCTCGTGAACTCTTCGAACAAAATATGGACG GCTCGCTGCAGTGAAGACTTGCTGAGAAACCAGATCAAAGCTCTGGAGGCGCAGCTGCAAGTCTGCCTGCAG AAGTTTCCCAAGGATGGAGTGAAGAAACTGCTGATACAGATGGAGAAGCAGAAACTGGTGTACGAGGAGAGGGCCCTGGTCGCATTGCAGAAGGTCACACAGGAGAAAACTGAGGCACTCATCAAGTCTGAGACAATGCAG GAAGCACTAACTACGGGAAAGGCAGAGGCACTGAGGTGGCAGAGCCTTTGTAAGGAGCTGAAGCTGAGCTCTGAACAGCTTAGGGAAAACCAACACCTTTATAATGAACAGATACAACAGCTGCACAGCCAAGTGGAG CTGTCCAGTACCAGAGAGGCCgagatgagagaggaggtgaTGTCATTGCGACAAGAGAAGAAGGAGCTACAGTACAACATGTGCCTGGTGGAAGAAGACAATCAGATTTTAAGAGAGGAAATCCAGCACATCAGAG TTTTCTATCTCCTAGATGGCAGCAAGGAGAACCAGGGCTCCATGATGCAGGGGCTTCTGACATCGGAGGAAGCAGAGCCACGACTGATGGCGAGGAGAGACTctcaggtggaggagcagcTCATTCACACTCAAGACAAACTCCGgctcaaagagagagag TGCGAGGAGCTGCAGACGGAGCTGCATGCCATGGAGCAGGAGTGCCAGTCAAGCCAGGCCCGGTTGTCGCAGTGCAGAGACGAGCTCCGGCAACTCAGTCACCGCAGCAGGAGACCG ACACGGCTTGGCTCCTGGTGGAAAGTGTCTATgaccttccttcttctccttggTGTGGTGGGGGTTGCCATGTTGTGGCTGTGGTATCCTCCTTTCAGGGAGCAAGCTGAAGACCTATACTCAGACATAGAAGCACGTATTGAAGACTATCTCATGGACATGGCTTCTCCTCAACACTCTGGTTGTTTTAGACCGATATGA
- the LOC117733324 gene encoding TRAF3-interacting JNK-activating modulator isoform X2, giving the protein MDTLTVSSIQLSPVKHFEQIVDIRAEKREHMRGRNNVTACRSPTREFDTRLIKNELKEKRQLEFLRRRSVSPEPCGLTTTNYYSQGKPSTKTFSMKQYSSIKSETLHADVQNTPTANGRHTRMILTPTSSVTEGPSTSNWASLWTEQVTLMRQEKGHARKQTSTSTPTIKESNQHRAKSTDKRENSINAQKTSIRTFIQAEKIHQKFSVQTENILQKNIQHETSVQTESGLVTVKESDLQRLTDYLQEALWREEAVKKKLVALQESTSSLVNSSNKIWTARCSEDLLRNQIKALEAQLQVCLQKFPKDGVKKLLIQMEKQKLVYEERALVALQKVTQEKTEALIKSETMQEALTTGKAEALRWQSLCKELKLSSEQLRENQHLYNEQIQQLHSQVELSSTREAEMREEVMSLRQEKKELQYNMCLVEEDNQILREEIQHIRDGSKENQGSMMQGLLTSEEAEPRLMARRDSQVEEQLIHTQDKLRLKERECEELQTELHAMEQECQSSQARLSQCRDELRQLSHRSRRPTRLGSWWKVSMTFLLLLGVVGVAMLWLWYPPFREQAEDLYSDIEARIEDYLMDMASPQHSGCFRPI; this is encoded by the exons ATGGATACCCTGACTGTCAGCAGTATACAGCTCTCCCCAGTGAAACACTTTGAACAAATAGTGGACATCAGAGCAGAGAAACGTGAACACATGCGaggacgcaacaacgtgactgCATGTCGCAGCCCTACGAGAGAGTTTGACACAAGACTGATCAAGAACGAATTGAAGGAAAAAAGGCAACTTGAATTTCTGAGGAGGAGATCAGTGAGCCCAGAGCCGTGTGGTTTGACTACTACAAACTATTATTCTCAGGGAAAACCTTcaacaaagacattttcaatGAAACAATATAGTTCAATCAAGTCAGAGACATTGCACGCCGATGTCCAAAATACTCCAACTGCTAATGGGAGACATACAAGGATGATTTTAACACCAACAAGTAGCGTAACTGAAGGCCCAAGCACCAGTAACTGG GCTTCATTATGGACAGAACAGGTAACACTGATGAGGCAAGAGAAAGGCCATGCAAGGAAGCAAACATCTACCTCCACACCAACAATAAAGGAATCAAACCAGCACAGGGCCAAAAGCACAGATAAAAGAGAGAATAGTATTAATG CTCAAAAGACAAGCATCAGAACATTCATCCAAGCAGAAAAGATTCACCAAAAATTCTCTGTCCAAACTGAAAATATTCTCCAAAAGAATATACAGCATGAGACCAGTGTGCAGACAGA GTCTGGTCTCGTCACTGTCAAGGAGTCA GATCTTCAGAGGTTAACAGACTACTTGCAG GAGGCCCTGTGGAGAGAGGAGGCCGTGAAGAAGAAGCTTGTCGCCCTCCAGGAGAGCACGTCAAGCCTCGTGAACTCTTCGAACAAAATATGGACG GCTCGCTGCAGTGAAGACTTGCTGAGAAACCAGATCAAAGCTCTGGAGGCGCAGCTGCAAGTCTGCCTGCAG AAGTTTCCCAAGGATGGAGTGAAGAAACTGCTGATACAGATGGAGAAGCAGAAACTGGTGTACGAGGAGAGGGCCCTGGTCGCATTGCAGAAGGTCACACAGGAGAAAACTGAGGCACTCATCAAGTCTGAGACAATGCAG GAAGCACTAACTACGGGAAAGGCAGAGGCACTGAGGTGGCAGAGCCTTTGTAAGGAGCTGAAGCTGAGCTCTGAACAGCTTAGGGAAAACCAACACCTTTATAATGAACAGATACAACAGCTGCACAGCCAAGTGGAG CTGTCCAGTACCAGAGAGGCCgagatgagagaggaggtgaTGTCATTGCGACAAGAGAAGAAGGAGCTACAGTACAACATGTGCCTGGTGGAAGAAGACAATCAGATTTTAAGAGAGGAAATCCAGCACATCAGAG ATGGCAGCAAGGAGAACCAGGGCTCCATGATGCAGGGGCTTCTGACATCGGAGGAAGCAGAGCCACGACTGATGGCGAGGAGAGACTctcaggtggaggagcagcTCATTCACACTCAAGACAAACTCCGgctcaaagagagagag TGCGAGGAGCTGCAGACGGAGCTGCATGCCATGGAGCAGGAGTGCCAGTCAAGCCAGGCCCGGTTGTCGCAGTGCAGAGACGAGCTCCGGCAACTCAGTCACCGCAGCAGGAGACCG ACACGGCTTGGCTCCTGGTGGAAAGTGTCTATgaccttccttcttctccttggTGTGGTGGGGGTTGCCATGTTGTGGCTGTGGTATCCTCCTTTCAGGGAGCAAGCTGAAGACCTATACTCAGACATAGAAGCACGTATTGAAGACTATCTCATGGACATGGCTTCTCCTCAACACTCTGGTTGTTTTAGACCGATATGA
- the LOC117733324 gene encoding cilia- and flagella-associated protein 58 isoform X3 — protein MDTLTVSSIQLSPVKHFEQIVDIRAEKREHMRGRNNVTACRSPTREFDTRLIKNELKEKRQLEFLRRRSVSPEPCGLTTTNYYSQGKPSTKTFSMKQYSSIKSETLHADVQNTPTANGRHTRMILTPTSSVTEGPSTSNWASLWTEQVTLMRQEKGHARKQTSTSTPTIKESNQHRAKSTDKRENSINAQKTSIRTFIQAEKIHQKFSVQTENILQKNIQHETSVQTESGLVTVKESDLQRLTDYLQEALWREEAVKKKLVALQESTSSLVNSSNKIWTARCSEDLLRNQIKALEAQLQVCLQKFPKDGVKKLLIQMEKQKLVYEERALVALQKVTQEKTEALIKSETMQEALTTGKAEALRWQSLCKELKLSSEQLRENQHLYNEQIQQLHSQVELSSTREAEMREEVMSLRQEKKELQYNMCLVEEDNQILREEIQHIRVFYLLDGSKENQGSMMQGLLTSEEAEPRLMARRDSQVEEQLIHTQDKLRLKEREVKWSYHARSCRRSCMPWSRSASQARPGCRSAETSSGNSVTAAGDRHGLAPGGKCL, from the exons ATGGATACCCTGACTGTCAGCAGTATACAGCTCTCCCCAGTGAAACACTTTGAACAAATAGTGGACATCAGAGCAGAGAAACGTGAACACATGCGaggacgcaacaacgtgactgCATGTCGCAGCCCTACGAGAGAGTTTGACACAAGACTGATCAAGAACGAATTGAAGGAAAAAAGGCAACTTGAATTTCTGAGGAGGAGATCAGTGAGCCCAGAGCCGTGTGGTTTGACTACTACAAACTATTATTCTCAGGGAAAACCTTcaacaaagacattttcaatGAAACAATATAGTTCAATCAAGTCAGAGACATTGCACGCCGATGTCCAAAATACTCCAACTGCTAATGGGAGACATACAAGGATGATTTTAACACCAACAAGTAGCGTAACTGAAGGCCCAAGCACCAGTAACTGG GCTTCATTATGGACAGAACAGGTAACACTGATGAGGCAAGAGAAAGGCCATGCAAGGAAGCAAACATCTACCTCCACACCAACAATAAAGGAATCAAACCAGCACAGGGCCAAAAGCACAGATAAAAGAGAGAATAGTATTAATG CTCAAAAGACAAGCATCAGAACATTCATCCAAGCAGAAAAGATTCACCAAAAATTCTCTGTCCAAACTGAAAATATTCTCCAAAAGAATATACAGCATGAGACCAGTGTGCAGACAGA GTCTGGTCTCGTCACTGTCAAGGAGTCA GATCTTCAGAGGTTAACAGACTACTTGCAG GAGGCCCTGTGGAGAGAGGAGGCCGTGAAGAAGAAGCTTGTCGCCCTCCAGGAGAGCACGTCAAGCCTCGTGAACTCTTCGAACAAAATATGGACG GCTCGCTGCAGTGAAGACTTGCTGAGAAACCAGATCAAAGCTCTGGAGGCGCAGCTGCAAGTCTGCCTGCAG AAGTTTCCCAAGGATGGAGTGAAGAAACTGCTGATACAGATGGAGAAGCAGAAACTGGTGTACGAGGAGAGGGCCCTGGTCGCATTGCAGAAGGTCACACAGGAGAAAACTGAGGCACTCATCAAGTCTGAGACAATGCAG GAAGCACTAACTACGGGAAAGGCAGAGGCACTGAGGTGGCAGAGCCTTTGTAAGGAGCTGAAGCTGAGCTCTGAACAGCTTAGGGAAAACCAACACCTTTATAATGAACAGATACAACAGCTGCACAGCCAAGTGGAG CTGTCCAGTACCAGAGAGGCCgagatgagagaggaggtgaTGTCATTGCGACAAGAGAAGAAGGAGCTACAGTACAACATGTGCCTGGTGGAAGAAGACAATCAGATTTTAAGAGAGGAAATCCAGCACATCAGAG TTTTCTATCTCCTAGATGGCAGCAAGGAGAACCAGGGCTCCATGATGCAGGGGCTTCTGACATCGGAGGAAGCAGAGCCACGACTGATGGCGAGGAGAGACTctcaggtggaggagcagcTCATTCACACTCAAGACAAACTCCGgctcaaagagagagaggtgaagtgGAGCTATCA TGCGAGGAGCTGCAGACGGAGCTGCATGCCATGGAGCAGGAGTGCCAGTCAAGCCAGGCCCGGTTGTCGCAGTGCAGAGACGAGCTCCGGCAACTCAGTCACCGCAGCAGGAGACCG ACACGGCTTGGCTCCTGGTGGAAAGTGTCTATga